From the genome of Trachemys scripta elegans isolate TJP31775 chromosome 2, CAS_Tse_1.0, whole genome shotgun sequence:
gtcacaaaggGATCCAGCAGTGATCATGgattttgtgatatggacacttATTCACTAGGACCTGGGCTGTGATCTCAAACTCTGATCTCCAGGCCGTTCAAAAATGATCGCAGGCATTCAAATTCAGCACGATTGTCACCTCCTGGCTGGATTTCTGATCTGATTTTGTGAAGCAAACGTCTTCCAGTGTCCGCTAATTaagggtatgtgtgtgtttgtgcttttATCCATTAATCTCATCTATATAAACCAGTCTCGGGTTTTAAAACCATCATTAAGTAAAACCAGGTTTGCGTGGGGCTGGACATCATGCAATACTATGGAAGATCTGGTGCTTGTGCACTCTCTTCCACTATCATCAGTGCTTGCTGGAGTGCTACTGTTGCTTCTGTATTCAAGGTATCCAGGATATCATTAAGGGGCTCAGAAACGTGGGGAGTAGATGTGGACATTGGTTGAAAGTTGTCTCCCCAAGTATTCAGATGATCAGTAGTTGGTTGTCTAGTGTCGAGACCCAGTCCAAAAGGATCTGTATTCACCTGAAGCTGGGAGTCCAGATCAAACTGCTGTAACAGCTCAGAGTTCCAATTTCCATGAGTATCGTCAATATCTAAAAGCCCTTCTTCCATCAGGAGAAGGGAGCTGGATTTTAATAACAGCTGAGGGTCATTTCTCTGCCATGGACTTGTACTGTATAATTCTGAGGAATTTAAATTGGAGGAAGGTTGATACTTTGCTTGCAAATTTTGCATGTCTGAATCAGCTGGGCATGGGATATCTGTGCCACTGATGCCAGGAAAGTTTTTGCTTGTGCTTTTTAAATTACTGGCCCCTGCAGACAACAAAAGTGTACTGGACTCTAAAAGATTTCTATCTTCCAAGGGAAGGTCAATTTCTTTGTGTGACGCTCCTAAATGACTTAATGTAGAAAAGGTTCCAGTCCTGATCTTTGAATCTTGATCATCCAAACCAGCCATGTTTTCCATTTTATGTAGACATGTGTCATAATGCTTTCCTTCACTGGTCAGACTCAGTCTAGAGTCTGCTGAAGCTGTTGGTCCCATAGACGGCTGTCTGCCTTCCTTGGTTGCCAGAGATTCTTCCTGAGAGTCTCCTGATGGAATCAAAGATGAGCAATTGGCATCCCCCTGTTGTGCAGTTTGCACATTTAAATCAGGTTGGTCATGAAATTCAAGACTAGGTGCCTCATGTAAATTGCTAGCATTACTCAAACTGTCTGCACCAGGAGTCAACAAAAGCACATTGGACCCTAAGACTTCAGTGCTGTCTAAATGTGGAAAACGTTCACTTAGTCCATCTCCCAGGTGGTACCCCGAACTCTGCGGTGAATCTTGTGGGGTTGCCTCTGCTCTTCCAATCTGAGTAACGGCATCTGATGCTTCCTCTTTCTTGTTGACCTTTTGCCTTGACTGGCTTGAGGAGCTTCCAATCTGGGAAGGTTCCTGCTGATCTCCATTGTTTGTTTGCTCTGAAAGTTTCGGTGAAGGTTTTGTAAGACTTTCCTTTGGATTCCTTACTTTATTTGAGGAATAGCCAAATAATGTCACCAAGGCAGACTGGGGCTTAGTGGATTTCTTTTTCCCTGCAAGCGCTTTCTTTGAGGTGCTGTCTTTATTTTCGGAAGCAAAGAGCCTAGCAAACGGATTTTTCCCAAGACTGGAAGCTTTTGCGAGTGTATCTTTCCTGGCATGACCATTTCTAGTCCCTTTGCCTTGGGGAGCACTAGCCGTTCCATTTGACTCACTTTCATGTTGGGGTTTCACATCCACGTTCCCATTTCCTGCTAGGTGAGTTTCAGGTTTGTCTGCTGTTTCATTAGATCTGAAAGCTTCTAACTTTTTGCCCAGTGGCTCAGAAATGTGGAGGATGCTCTGTCCCAAAGGGTCATCTTGACCCTTTGACTTGAGTTTAGTATCTTCTGAGCTGCTGGGCTTATCGTGTGAGATCCCAGTAGTGCTAGCTGCATTCAGATGTGTGTCCATTGATCCTGAAATGTCCCTAGTAGATAATTTAACATTATCTATCAAAATATCCCCTTGTGGGCTATTTACTAGGGGATCATATGTATTTTGAGATTCCATTTCTGGTAAGTAGGACCCAGTTTGATCATCTGTTCTCCCTGCTTGTCCAGCTGAAGAGATGGCGCTTCCTTCTGGCTTGCTTTCCTGAGAGAGATGACCAGGAGTATGCGCCACAAATTCATAACACTCTTTGCTCTCTGGCTGCATTTTCTTCACCTTCTCAACCGCTGCCCCAGTGCTTTTGAGGTCTTCTCCACATCCCTGCACGTTTGCCTCATACGTTAGTGGCATTAGGTGTCCAGAGAACTCTTGGCTGTCTGTCTCTGAATCCTCATGCACCTGCTCAGCTGTCTGGAGTAATGGCCCCCAAACTCCCAGCTCCGGTGAACCAGCCGCTGCGTAAGACGTCACTGACTTACTGGGGAGGCAAGTTGTTTCATTGCCTTTGACCGCATCATGTTCAGCTGGATGTATCTGAGGTTCAGGCTTATGCTGGGAAGAAATGTAACCCCCTGCTCCGCATTCTGGTACCATGTTTGCAACGCTGTGCGTCTCAGCTTCTCCTGGTACGTGAGAGGCCAGTGCGCCACTCCCGGTATCCTCGGGATGCTGCTGGTCCTGTGTATTGGAACTCATGGATAGAGTCAGTTCAGGCAAATTAACGATACTTTTGGGAACAGATTCAGCTCTCGCTATGCTAAGGTTTATGTTTCTTTCATTAAACAGGCCCTCGGTGGAGCGAGTTACACTAAGCTTGTTATCCTTCGGCAGGAGTTCTGCAGTACAGAGAGCACCAGCCTGAACGGCTCTTGTAGATGCCCCATTAGTAGCTCTTAATGCTTTTGAATGGGAGATGAATGAAGCATGCGCAGGAGGTTTCACAGGCACCAAGGCTAACGGCGAGATGGCAGGAACACTCTTGCTCTCCAGTCTGGGTTTACTCTGCTGGAACACAGCAACTTTCTCTGATACTCTGCTCCCTTGCTTTCCTTTCGGAGCTGTCGCCACGTTTCCCTCCACGGACCCCAGCTTCTTTTTACCGTCTCTGAGCGCTCCTTTCCCACCTCCTGCTTTCACCCAGGAAAAACCTGGCCCTGCCTCCTTTAGAAAGGTGACCCTAGGTAACAGGCTTGGTTTCTCTTTCATAGCCATTTCTGCTATTGATTTCCCATCACGTGTCTTGAGCATAACCCCATCTGCTCTGCTGCCCGCAGCCTGGTAGGTTTGTAAATTCAATGCAGTGTCTCGCCCCTCACTCTTTCCAGGTTTGTCGGGGTTTCTGGGTGCCTCTGCAGAGCTTTTTTTCAAAGGCGGCCAGCTAGTTCTGAACTGGTTTCTCGAGACAAACTCACTGCGCAGCTGCCTCATTCCATCAGGTGGCCCCAAGCTGAGATGTGGATGTGAATTAAAGGATCTGGGTTGCAGTTTCTCTGTCTCCACAATTTTCTTTTCTGCCTTGTTATATCTGTTCCTGGGCTCTGATCCTAGGCCTGGTGTTAGCATTGCGTGTAGCTGCTGATCCTGTTGTTTGCATTCAATCTTTTCCTTCTTGCTTCCTCCCCTGGCTTTGGCAAGCTGCTGGTAATGGACTTCACAGTAAAACGCCCCGTGGAGGGCAGTGTAGTTATGCAAGCTGTAAAACACACATCAGGACAGCAGTTGAGTACTATGTGTGAGGAAAAGAATTATTAGTGCTAGTTGAAAGGTTTGCGTCAAAATTCTTTTATGATGGACATTTTTGGTTtttgattaaaatgaaaattttcactagAAGTTTCTGGTTtctatggaatttttttttttttggtcaaaaaaccagacacctgcaaactgaaatatttctatttggaTATCCTGCTGCAGTGCACCATGGGCGTTGTAGTTCCAtttcctcatgtccccattctcctctgagTCAGGCTCTCCAAACAGACTTCATCTCCCTTGATGCACTATGAGCAGGGATTCCCATGACACAAATGTCTCACCTCTCCATGGGGGCGACCATGGTGtatcctgggagatgtagtctgaccaggaaGCTCAGCTACAGAGGAGAGAATGGGAGCAAGAGGCCTCCAAACAACAACTCCCATCAgaagccacagcagcatttccaaattgcaatatttctcttttcaatttttcaccaaaaagccaaatttttcatggaaaattctgAGGAGAACatatgatttttgttgttgaattttccacagaaaaaagcCCATTTTCCAACTAAGTCTGATTATTATCACAGTGCATGTGTTAAGCACTAACAATGTCTGACCCAGGCACCACACAAtgtagaacagaggttctcaaactggtgtcTCCACCTCTTTTGGATGGCTGTGAGATTTCCCAGGTGGCCCACAGATCCCCATCTTGAGGTTCAAGCTGGTTTGTGAGCTCCCTCCCCTCTGTATACTGCTAGATCAGTCCTAATGTGGCTAGGGCTGCCAGGTATCTGATTTTCGAAAGGGACCTgtgcagtgtccagtcagatgtactgactggacaccaaaagtccagttaccatGGGAGACGGGGAGGTCATCAACTcacaccagcccctgctcagccaggggtGCCTCCTACTTGCATCtcatgggcaggcaggctccacaTCAGGGGGCTGCAGTTCttgtcccagccctggagcagagggagtcAGCTtgtgaggggaggaggcaggtgtAGGGGATTGGGCAACGAGGAGGGGGGAGAGCAGttagtgatgggggagggggagagaggaatgaGCAGGGTGGCAGGGCctagggaagaggtggggtgggagcggggcctcagagggagaggcagagcaTGGGCAGTGGGAGGTTCCTGCACTCCTGCTGTAGTGTCCGGTTTTcagacattagaaagttggcaaccctgacCTGTGGCTGACTCTCGCCCCAAGATCTTAACGACACACATCAAGAGCGATgtgtgtatttttacttttggaATGACCCTGTTGCATCAAATAGCAGGTGTCATTTCCAAATGTGCCTGGGAGAGGATACCTCCTACCAAGTGTTCATTCTTCTTACTGCAACTTCCTCAGTATCCTATGGGCTGGTCAAAATATCCTACATCAACACCTGCTAGaataaagaaaaggggaaagCTCCTTGTGTCATCTTCTCCTTCCTTCTGGAGCAGGGCTAAGCACAGTGTGATCTTGCATGATAACTCAGCATGTCAGTACGTTACAGTAATACAGCGTGGGGACAATGGGAGGTCTTTGTGGGGTGGGGATGAAGGAGTCTAGAGTAATAAGTGTCATTCCTGATAATGAAGAGGTTCCATTCTATTCTGCCCTAGAAATGTTCACTATGTGGTAACGTTTGAGCTGCAGGCATTTTATTATGGGAGTTAAGGCTGGGGAATCTCAGAGCCAACTCACAGTGGCTCTTCATGGTTCCTTAAAAACAAGTCCAGCTGGAAGGGCTAAAATAGCAGCTTTCGAAATATTGTGGCTCTCTGACAACACTGGTTCAAATCCCAACTGGTTCAGCTAAGTCCTTCACCCTTCTGATGAGGCCATCCATCCTCTCACACACAGTAAGCTGCATGGAGTTTACCAaggggtgtggtggattctccctcattTGAAGGATTTAAAGCAAGATTggggtgtctttctaaaatacatgttctagctcaaccacagcatatgggcttgatgcaggaatcactgggtgaaattcaatggcctgtgtaggaggtcagcctagatgatcagaatggccCCCGCTGGCATTAAGATCTATGAATCTAGGTCAATAAGCTGAGTTGCAAGCAATGTACTGTGTGTGAAAGATATTGAAAGCTGATGCTCTGTCACCGCTTAAAGATCTCAGGACATTTTTGCAAGGTTTCACCTTGCTGTCCTTTCCCCTTTTTGCCATTGTTGTGCAATGCATTGTGTGCTGGTTCGTTGCCAgtctccactccagaggtggctgcatgtcagaaGTAAAATAATTCCTTTATGCTGAGTATTATTGTACCAGTGCAGAGGGTCCTCCTGTGGTAaagccagcagcaggagggcGAGGGCCCAGGAAATGCCATGGTTCACCTTTCAGTTACCTCCTAATACTTCCATCAGGGATGAGGAGCTTGGGGAGCCTTAGAGAAAGCAGAGGGAATGTTCGCAGAGCCCAGAATCCACTGGGAACGCTGCTCCAAGCCCCATAGTTCCCACAGCCTCAGCAGGGAATACATGCCTCTCTGTGGTGACCTGTTGGCATGCCCCTTCTCCCTGGTTAGCATGACTGCTGGGGGCCACGCTGTCACTGGCTGCCTTGCCCCATGGCGGCTGGGGGGGCCGTGCTGTCACTGGCTGTCTTGACCCCTGATGGCTGGGGGGGCCACGTTGTCACTGGCTGCCTCGCCCCATGGCGGCTGGAGAGGGCTGTGCTGTCACTGGCTGTCTTGACCCCTGATGGCTGGGGGGGCCACATTGTTACTGGCTGCCTCACCCCATGGCAGCTGTGTGAGGGGGTATGCTGTCACTGGCTGCCTCGCCCCATGGCGGCTGTGGGGGCCGTGCTGTCACTGGCTGCCTCGCCCCATGGCGGCTGGAGAGGGCTGTGCTGTCACTGGCTGTCTTGACCCCTGATGGCTGGGGGGGCCACATTGTTACTGGCTGCCTCACCCCATGGCAGCTGTGTGAGGGGGTACGCTGTCACTGGCTGCCTCGCCCCATGGCGGCTGGGGGGGCCGTGCTGTCACTGGCTGCCTCACCCCATGGCGGCTGGAGAGGGCCGCGCTGTCACTGGCTGCCTTGCCCCATGGCGGCTGTGTGGGGGGGTACGCTGTCATTGGCTGCCTCACCCCATGGCGGCTTTGGGGTGGGGAATGCTCACTGTCACTGATTGCCTCACCCCATGGcggcttgggggtggggaatgctCACTGTCACTGATTGCCTCACCCCATGGCTGTGCTGTACTCAGAAAACCCAGTACGAGTCCGTGCTGCTTGAAATGTCATTAACTCCCACACAGATGTCTGCTGAGGTGCAGGTGAAGTCTATGGGGAgcaggcctgggggctgcagctgcttcctgctTGTAGCCCCACCTGCCTTCAGCAGGATTCCTGATCCACAGAGCCCTGGCACCATGTGTTTGAGGAGGGCAGTCTTCAAGCTCCAGGGACGGGGAGAGAGATTATATCACAGAAACACTGCTCCCCTTTCTGTGACCGCTGCAGAGCTCTTCCCTACCAGAGTTACTGGAGGGGATTGCTGGGCCCACTCTTTGTAAACCACTTTGAGATCCCTCAGGAGTAAATGGCACCTAGTCCCACTACTTACCTTAGCTTCCTCTTGCAGAGCTTGCAGCAGAAGCATGAGTGGTGCAGAAGGACCTTGTTGGCTGCCACACACTCCATAGAAGAGACAGGCTGGAGGCATGAGGAACATACCTCCTTCATCATCAACTGAAATGACAAACCCAAAGTTAAATAACACTGTGACCCCAACACCTGCAATTAAACATGCAACATCATTTCGCTGATTTGGCTCCTCTTGTTTAACTGTCTCGTCATATTACAAATGTTAATTCTTTTCTTAAGCTCTCAAATTCCTGGTTGGTCCAAGCTATTTGCTGTCATGTATAGGATCAGAGTTTGGGGTCCAGTTAGGAATGGGTGAATGAGTCTGGAAGCGACAAGAATTGCCCTGAACCTTTCCCCCACAAGCGGatagaaacatttaaaaagtttgaGTAAAAAGACAAATCGACACacctaggacctgatcctgcaaactcttagaGTAACCCTATTAAAACCAGATGGCCCAATCCCCAGTGTAAGAAATGCTCTCATAGGTTGTGCAGTTAAAATCACACAAAGGCAGCAAATGTAAATGTTATTTCTCCATTAGCTACAGTAACAAGCCCGGGGCGCACATTCCTACAGTATGTTTTACTATGGCCCATATTTTACAAGGTAAACCCCATattgaggcctgattctgcaaacgcTAACTTACGTGAACTGTCCCAGTGAATCGCTTTGGAATGCATTGCACAGCCCTATCGCACCCCTCGCCACTTTGTTTCTGGGCAGCAAAGGAGCAGAGACCCCAGCTCAGCTACTGAAGTAGCCACAAGTAGTTTGTATGGGCAGTTGCCATGGTGGTCTATAAAGTAGGTAGTTCATTGAGATCTGTTTTCACAGTGACACTGTTCAGCAGAAGCTCATTTGGCCTGATGAATCCTTTCTTAAACCTAGTCTGCAGAGCCTTCACTGAGACTGGAAGAGGGGTTGGTAGGAGCTGACCCCCTGAACTCAAGAAAAGCCTAACGCTCTGATTCATTGCACCAGTGACTTAGTAACTAGAGCTGGGCCAACATCCACTGGTCAAATGaatgaaaaatctgatttttcctGAAAGGATTTCCATGTTTGCTTTGCTTTGGTTCTGGTGTGTGTTTTGCTGCTGTTCTCTGATCACTTGCGCTCTGTGTCTGCTGGCAGGTTTGCCAGTTTGCTGAATGTAATTCCCTAGGGAACCTGTAAGAGATTGAGGCAAGTGTACGTCCTACCTTTTAGGGGGAGTAGGCCTGGGGACAACAGTTTCAGTCCTGACCGAAGGCAACACCAAGGACTATTCCATTACAACATCACACCCACACGTGTCTGAAATGGGACTCGATAAGGGGGAAAACGTtgtgctctttatttttaattgatgcATAATCATTTTAGACTCTACTTTTTTACCTTAAAAGTCCCAGGTATATGAAGTCATTTTGCTTTTTGCTGGATGACTGACTCCTGGGAGGACAGGCAAGCTAAAATTAGAGCATTTTTAGGCCCTAGTTGAATGTCTGAGTCTTTCACAAGGTAAGCAGGTGGTaacaagcaagcaaaaaaaaGTACGTGCCATCTGATGAAAAATTCCAGCCCTACTCTGTTTCCCAGTCTGCAATGATGTCATAATCCCACTAGTTTTCTAGTCCTTCATAGCATTCCTCCCAAACTGAGGGGGACCAACCTCTGCACTGTTCCATGGAAAGCTGTATCAGCTCAGATATAAGGGTGCAGTGGGAGCTTTGCACTCTATTGATTCTTTAAAAAGTATAAGAAAAAAAAGGGATGCCTGACTGGGAATatcataatataatatatggagctatacctatctcctagaactggaagggtccctgaaaagtcattgagtccagccccctgccttcactagcaggaccaagtactgattttgccccaaatccctaagtggctccctcaaggattgagctcacaaccctggctttagcaggccaatactcaaaccactgagctatccctccccgatTAGTTGATGTTGCGACCTGGTTTTCATTGCCTAGAACTAGATATTGATAGAACAGCATTCCAAAGAgagcggcagcgctttaatgttgccagTATAAACTAGCCCttagtgctctaaaatccacacaaAGACTCCAGTTTTACTTTAGAAGTATTGTCAAGGAAAACAGCATTAATTAAAATAGAGGGAAGATGAAAGATACTAAGAGATAAGGGTAATGTGGTAAGGGTAATGTAATCGTGACTCATGCGCCTTACCCATTTCTTGAACAATGGGACTGAGTGTCATCAAAGAAAAGCAAGTAGCGGAGACTGTCGATGGCTGTATGATCAAAGGGATTGCTGGACATCAGGAAAGGTGCCCATAATAGAAAGCCTATTCTAAGGCGTGGTCTACTCTTCaaatttaggttgacatagctgaGGTGCTCATGGATGTGAAAAATGTACCCCCTTGAGCACTTTAGCTATctcaacctaacccccagcgtAGACGCAgataggtcaatggaagaatgcttctgtcaacctagctaccgttGCTCGGCAAGTTGGAGTTCCTACAGTAATGGAAAAGCCCTTACTGTCGGTGTAGTTTGCGTCTACACTACTGGGTTACAGCGACATAGCTATAGTGCTATAGCTAGTCTGTTGTGcctgtagcgtagacatggcctaagaacTGGTCTATGGTCAACATTGACTAATGAGATACCAGATACTGTCCTCAGTCAACACAGTAACTTACATTTATCATGAAAAAtgaacacagaaaacaaatgtcaaCTTTTGACAATAATTCATCCAA
Proteins encoded in this window:
- the LOC117871995 gene encoding uncharacterized protein LOC117871995, with the translated sequence MMKEVCSSCLQPVSSMECVAANKVLLHHSCFCCKLCKRKLSLHNYTALHGAFYCEVHYQQLAKARGGSKKEKIECKQQDQQLHAMLTPGLGSEPRNRYNKAEKKIVETEKLQPRSFNSHPHLSLGPPDGMRQLRSEFVSRNQFRTSWPPLKKSSAEAPRNPDKPGKSEGRDTALNLQTYQAAGSRADGVMLKTRDGKSIAEMAMKEKPSLLPRVTFLKEAGPGFSWVKAGGGKGALRDGKKKLGSVEGNVATAPKGKQGSRVSEKVAVFQQSKPRLESKSVPAISPLALVPVKPPAHASFISHSKALRATNGASTRAVQAGALCTAELLPKDNKLSVTRSTEGLFNERNINLSIARAESVPKSIVNLPELTLSMSSNTQDQQHPEDTGSGALASHVPGEAETHSVANMVPECGAGGYISSQHKPEPQIHPAEHDAVKGNETTCLPSKSVTSYAAAGSPELGVWGPLLQTAEQVHEDSETDSQEFSGHLMPLTYEANVQGCGEDLKSTGAAVEKVKKMQPESKECYEFVAHTPGHLSQESKPEGSAISSAGQAGRTDDQTGSYLPEMESQNTYDPLVNSPQGDILIDNVKLSTRDISGSMDTHLNAASTTGISHDKPSSSEDTKLKSKGQDDPLGQSILHISEPLGKKLEAFRSNETADKPETHLAGNGNVDVKPQHESESNGTASAPQGKGTRNGHARKDTLAKASSLGKNPFARLFASENKDSTSKKALAGKKKSTKPQSALVTLFGYSSNKVRNPKESLTKPSPKLSEQTNNGDQQEPSQIGSSSSQSRQKVNKKEEASDAVTQIGRAEATPQDSPQSSGYHLGDGLSERFPHLDSTEVLGSNVLLLTPGADSLSNASNLHEAPSLEFHDQPDLNVQTAQQGDANCSSLIPSGDSQEESLATKEGRQPSMGPTASADSRLSLTSEGKHYDTCLHKMENMAGLDDQDSKIRTGTFSTLSHLGASHKEIDLPLEDRNLLESSTLLLSAGASNLKSTSKNFPGISGTDIPCPADSDMQNLQAKYQPSSNLNSSELYSTSPWQRNDPQLLLKSSSLLLMEEGLLDIDDTHGNWNSELLQQFDLDSQLQVNTDPFGLGLDTRQPTTDHLNTWGDNFQPMSTSTPHVSEPLNDILDTLNTEATVALQQALMIVEESAQAPDLP